Genomic segment of Limnohabitans sp. INBF002:
TCTTTGTGGGCGGGCGCTATCCGCAGTTGGTGGTGTTCAAAGAAATGTTCACAGGCATTGACAGCTTCCCGCTGATGGCTGTGCCGTTTTTTATTCTGGCCGCTGAGCTCATGTCGGGCGGCGCACTCACCTTGGTGCTGCTGCGCTTTGCGTCGCAATTCGTGGGGCATTTGCGCGGCGGTTTGGGCTATGCCAACGTGCTGTCACTCACCTTGTTTTCCGGCATCTCCGGCTCGGCTTTGGCAGATGCCGCAGGCCCCGGCTCCATGATGGTGAAGATGATGGAGAAAGCAGGCTACTCACGTGCCTATGCGGCGGCGCTGACGTCGAGCACAGCCATTGTGGGCCCCATCATTCCGCCGTCCATCAGCATGATCATTTATGCCATGCAGGACGAACAGGTGTCAGTGGGCGGCTTGTTCATGGCCGGTTTCATCCCTGGCATCTTGATCGCGCTGGCCATGGCCTTTGTGAACTGGCGCATTTGTCGCAAGCGCAACTACCGCTCCACCGAGCCACGTCCCTCCGCGCGTGAAATGCTGGTCACCAGTTTCAAAGCCATTCCCGCGTTGATGTTGATTGTGTTGATCTTGGTGGGCATTCGTTTCGGCATCTTCACGCCCACCGAGGCTTCGGTGGTGGCGGTGTTTTACGCGCTGATTTGCGGCAAATGGATTTACCGCACCTTGGAGTGGAAAGCATTGCCCGGCATTGCTGCGCGTTCGTCGTTGTTGACGGCTTCGGTGTTGTTGGTGATGGCCACCTCGGCGGCATTTGCATGGGTGTTGACCGTTGAGGGCGTGCCACAGCAGGTGTCGCAAACCATCGTGGAATGGAACCTCTCGCCCGTGGCCTTCCTCATCGTGGTGAACATTTTGTTGCTGGTGTTTGGCATCTTCATGGAGCCCTTGCCAGGCGTGATGATTTTGGTGCCCATCTTGGCCCCCGTGGCTTTGGCTTTGGGCATTGACCCCACGCACTTTGCGATGGTGGTCATCGTCAACTTGACCTTGGGCATGATCACGCCGCCAGTGGGTGGCTTGCTGTTTGTCACCGCGGTGGCGACACGCGTGTCGATGGCCGATCTGACGCGCGAATTGCCGCCCTTCTTGCTGGCGCATTTTGTGGTGTTGGTGTTGCTGACTTTTGTGCCTGAGCTCTCCACCTGGCTGCCGCACACCTTGGGCTTCTAAGCCAAACGGAAGTCCAACAAAAAAGGCTTTGCAGCAATGCAAAGCCTTTTTGTTTGGAGCATCGCTGACGGTTTACGTGTTGGCTTTCAATTCCAACGCGCGGTCATACAGCGCGTTCTTCGCTTCGC
This window contains:
- a CDS encoding TRAP transporter large permease — translated: MTLTLFIAAVVLMTLGFPVAFALAISASLAVFVGGRYPQLVVFKEMFTGIDSFPLMAVPFFILAAELMSGGALTLVLLRFASQFVGHLRGGLGYANVLSLTLFSGISGSALADAAGPGSMMVKMMEKAGYSRAYAAALTSSTAIVGPIIPPSISMIIYAMQDEQVSVGGLFMAGFIPGILIALAMAFVNWRICRKRNYRSTEPRPSAREMLVTSFKAIPALMLIVLILVGIRFGIFTPTEASVVAVFYALICGKWIYRTLEWKALPGIAARSSLLTASVLLVMATSAAFAWVLTVEGVPQQVSQTIVEWNLSPVAFLIVVNILLLVFGIFMEPLPGVMILVPILAPVALALGIDPTHFAMVVIVNLTLGMITPPVGGLLFVTAVATRVSMADLTRELPPFLLAHFVVLVLLTFVPELSTWLPHTLGF